One part of the Eucalyptus grandis isolate ANBG69807.140 chromosome 10, ASM1654582v1, whole genome shotgun sequence genome encodes these proteins:
- the LOC104421373 gene encoding replication factor C subunit 1 has protein sequence MSDIRKWFMKSHDKGNGNAKLGKPGSSDSGKTPPAKSQPDKPVHPVQENSARRKTSKYFPAEKQKPKDEIESEEVSTKRKPQKDTEGSLKPPPHKKMHTVEDDDDDDDDFVLSTPNKPSDVTPSKKLKSGSGRGVPKKPVDIEESDDDDHKCAKSPPKSGGRGRGGRGASAAPAGGRGRGGGGRGGFMNFGERKDPPHKGQKEVPEGAPDCLAGLTFVISGTLDSLEREEAEDLIKRHGGRVTGSVSKKTNYLLCDEDIEGRKSAKAKELGTTFLTEDGLFDLIRSSIHTKTPVQEKSSSTEKAVPSLTKKTPPKIDPKSVSPQGLASDSRAALKKHQITKPSSLTWTEKYRPKVPNDIIGNQSLVTQLHNWLAHWNEQFLDTGKKGKGKKQTDPSAKKAVLLSGPPGIGKTTSAKVVCKMLGFQAVEVNASDSRGKADSKISKGIGGSNANSIKELVSNESLSVNMDWSKHPKSVLIMDEVDGMSAGDRGGVADLIASIKISKIPIICICNDRYSQKLKSLVNYCLLLNFRKPTKQQMAKRLMHIAQAEGLQVKEIALEELAERVNGDIRLALNQLQYMSLSMSAINYDDVKQRLLSGAKDEDISPFTAVDKLFGFNGGKLRMDERIDLSMSDPDLVPLLIQENYMNYRPLAGGKDDNGIKRMSLIARAAESIADGDIINVQIRRYRQWQLSQASCLASCIIPAALMHGQRETLEQGERNFNRFGGWLGKNSTMGKNFRLLDDLHDHILASRESNSGRESLRVDYLSLLLKRLTDPLRKLPKDEAVAEVVEFMNSYSISQEDFDTMVELSKSKGHPNPLDGIPPAVKSALTRSYNESSRSRMVRAADLVTLPGVKKAPKKRIAAILEPSDDGLGEQNGDALAESEEENSSETEDQEDAANGEKKLQLDLEGLNSKAIKVELDLKGNENSSAKKKPAGRGRGRGGSAATAAKRGGSGSTPAAKRKR, from the exons ATG TCGGATATCAGGAAGTGGTTTATGAAGTCGCATGACAAAGGCAATGGCAATGCAAAGCTTGGGAAACCCGGGTCGAGCGATTCGGGAAAGACCCCTCCGGCAAAGTCTCAGCCTGATAAGCCT GTGCATCCGGTTCAGGAGAATTCAGCTAGGAGGAAAACCAGCAAGTATTTTCCTGCAGAGAAGCAGAAGCCGAAAGATGAAATAGAATCAGAAGAGGTTTCAACCAAAAGAAAACCTCAAAAGGATACCGAAGGATCTCTGAAACCGCCTCCTCATAAAAAAATGCACACAGTTGAggatgacgatgacgacgacgatgactTTGTCTTGTCCACTCCTAATAAACCATCTGATGTCACACCTAGCAAGAAACTGAAGTCTGGTTCTGGTAGGGGAGTTCCAAAGAAACCAGTAGATATTGAAGAGAGCGACGATGATGATCATAAGTGTGCTAAATCTCCCCCTAAGTCTGGTGGAAGGGGTCGTGGTGGTAGAGGTGCATCTGCCGCTCCAGCTGGTGGAAGAGGCAGGGGTGGTGGTGGACGAGGTGGATTTATGAATTTTGGAGAGAGGAAAGATCCTCCTCATAAGGGACAGAAG GAAGTCCCTGAAGGTGCTCCAGATTGTTTAGCAGGTTTAACTTTTGTAATCAGCGGAACACTTGATAG TttggagagagaagaagcagaGGATCTAATTAAACGCCATGGTGGTCGTGTTACCGGATCAGTCAGCAAGAAGACG AATTACCTGTTATGTGATGAAGATATCGAAGGACGGAAATCCGCAAAGGCGAAAGAGCTCGG AACAACTTTTCTCACGGAGGATGGTTTGTTTGATCTGATCCGGTCATCAATTCATACAAAAACACCTGTTCAAGAGAAGTCCAGTAGTACAGAGAAAGCTGTGCCATCTTTGACTAAGAAAACTCCACCAAAAATTGACCCGAAAA GTGTATCCCCTCAAGGTTTGGCATCAGACTCCCGTGCTGCTTTGAAGAAACATCAAATTACTAAACCGTCTTCTTTGACATGGACTGAAAAGTATAGGCCAAAAGTTCCAAATGACATCATTGGAAATCAGTCACTG GTAACTCAGCTCCATAACTGGTTGGCACATTGGAATGAACAGTTTCTTGATACTGGAAAGAAAGGTAAGGGGAAAAAACAAACTGATCCTAGCGCTAAGAAAGCTGTTCTGTTAAGTGGACCTCCTGGTATTGGCAAAACTACGTCAGCAAAAGTGGTTTGCAAGATGCTAGGCTTTCAGGCGGTTGAG GTGAATGCTAGTGATAGTCGTGGGAAGGCTGACAGCAAGATCTCTAAAGGGATAGGAGGCAGCAATGCCAATTCCATTAAGGAACTCGTGAGCAATGAATCCCTAAGTGTCAACATGGATTG GTCTAAACATCCCAAATCCGTCCTTATAATGGATGAGGTCGATGGAATGTCTGCTGGAGATAGAGGAGGAGTTGCAGATCTTATTGCCAGCATAAAGATCTCCAAAATTCCAATTATTTGCATCTGTAATGATCGCTACAGtcagaaattgaaaagtctTGTGAACTACTGCTTGCTTCTGAACTTTCGGAAACCTACAAAGCAACAG ATGGCAAAGAGGTTAATGCATATAGCTCAAGCAGAAGGCCTTCAAGTTAAAGAG ATTGCTCTTGAGGAACTTGCTGAAAGAGTTAATGGAGATATCCGTTTGGCACTCAATCAATTGCAGTATATGAGTCTCTCGATGTCAGCGATCAACTATGATGATGTGAAACAGCGCCTTCTTAGCGGTGCAAAAGATGAAGATATATCGCCCTTCACAGCTGTCGATAA GTTGTTTGGCTTCAATGGGGGCAAATTAAGAATGGATGAGCGGATCGACCTCAGCATGAGTGATCCTGATTTGGTCCCTCTTCTTATACAG GAAAATTATATGAATTACAGACCTCTTGCTGGTGGTAAGGATGATAATGGGATAAAACGCATGTCCTTAATTGCCCGGGCTGCTGAATCTATTGCCGATGGGGACATTATAAATGTACAGATACGAAGATATCGCCAATGGCAGCTCTCTCAAGCTAGTTGCCTTGCTTCTTGTATAATCCC TGCTGCGTTGATGCATGGGCAAAGGGAGACACTAGAACAG GGTGAGCGTAATTTCAACAGATTCGGTGGCTGGTTAGGAAAGAACTCAACGATGGGCAAAAATTTTCGACTTTTGGACGATCTGCATGATCATATTCTTGCTTCTCGTGAATCTAATTCTGGAAG GGAATCTTTGCGAGTTGACTACCTGTCCCTCCTCCTTAAGAGATTGACTGATCCTCTTAGAAAGCTGCCTAAG GATGAAGCTGTTGCAGAAGTTGTGGAGTTCATGAATTCATATTCAATCAGTCAGGAAGACTTTGATACTATGGTGGAGCTATCAAAATCTAAG GGGCATCCAAATCCCTTAGATGGCATTCCACCAGCTGTCAAATCTGCCCTGACCAGGTCGTATAATGAAAGCAGCAGGTCCAGGATGGTACGAGCTGCAGATTTAGTTACACTACCAGGAGTAAAGAAAGCGCCTAAAAAGAGGATTGCAGCTATTTTAGAACCGTCTGATGATGGATTGGGAGAGCAAAATGGTGATGCCTTGGCAGAAAGTGAAGAGGAGAACTCTTCTGAAACGGAAGACCAAG AGGATGCTGCTAATGGTGAGAAGAAGCTGCAATTGGACCTCGAGGGACTAAATTCTAAAG CTATCAAAGTGGAATTGGACTTGAAGGGTAATGAGAACTcgagtgcaaagaagaaaccagcaggaagaggaagaggaagaggtgGATCAGCAGCCACCGCAGCTAAGCGAGGGGGGTCGGGTTCCACTCCTGCCGCGAAGAGAAAGCGatga
- the LOC104421374 gene encoding succinate dehydrogenase subunit 6, mitochondrial, which yields MAESKSFFRKHWEGWKDFWGERFSFMENYTRFTDRDAPLPSWSSSDVDEFIASDPVHGPTLKTAREAVNYAAVGSVIGAVTTAGFTWKYSRSLHGAGLSFAAGAVFGWTFGQEIASHSKQLYRLDTMAAQVKFLEWWENKTRSH from the exons ATGGCAGAATCGAAGTCCTTCTTCAGGAAGCACTGGGAGGGGTGGAAGGACTTCTGGGGGGAGCGCTTCTCCTTCATGGAGAACTACACCCGCTTCACCGACCGCGACGCTCCCCTCCCCTCCTGGTCCTCCTCCGACGTCGACGAGTTCATCGCCTCCGATCCCGTCCACGGCCCCACC CTGAAGACAGCGAGGGAAGCAGTGAACTATGCGGCCGTTGGAAGTGTGATTGGGGCAGTGACCACAGCAGGTTTTACCTGGAAATATTCAAGGAGCTTGCATG GTGCTGGACTATCCTTTGCAGCAGGGGCGGTGTTTGGCTGGACCTTTGGACAGGAAATCGCCAGCCATTCGAAGCAGCTGTACCGATTGGATACCATGGCTGCACAAGTCAAGTTCTTGGAGTGGTGGGAGAACAAAACGAGGAGCCACTAG
- the LOC104421375 gene encoding probable receptor-like protein kinase At4g39110 — MAALLVLLLAIIGGSTAASSAATPAFSPKDNILIDCGANSLATLPDGRIFKTDVNSAGYLDAKDNIQISVPAADVPSPIYLTARVFDSDATYSFHLGSAGWHWIRLHFFPLNSTQFNLQTAMFTVTTNDVVLLHRFSVNNSTNYIIKEYLLNVTNPQLTLNFAPVKNSVAFINAIEVVSAPDFMIANSGTSLFPVTEYKGLSLFNYQVVYRLNVGGSVITSQNDTLGRSWDMDTQFLKEKSLAKRVSVPSSIVKYPDDFPKLIAPVAVYASAVEMANANVQQPNFNITWNFNVDTDFGYVVRLHFCDVVSKSLNDLYFNVYINGKMAMSGLDLSSLTGGLAIPYYKDIVVNSTLMASGLSIQIGPMNEDTGTVNAILNGVEILKMSNSVNSLDGEYGVDGKKDPKSTSNTVAAVGFAMAFGAFIGLGAMVFRWHKRPQDWQKRNSFSSWLLPLHAGDASFLSSKTSMGSHKTNFYSSTLGLGRFFSFAEIQEATKNFDSNSIIGVGGFGNVYLGEIDDGTKVAVKRGNPQSEQGINEFQTEIQMLSKLRHRHLVSLIGYCDENSEMILVYEYMSNGQIRDHLYGKNLPALSWKQRLEICIGAARGLHYLHTGTTQGIIHRDVKTTNILLDDNFIAKVADFGLSKDAPIGQGHVSTAVKGSFGYLDPEYFRRQQLTDKSDVYSFGVVLLEVLCARPALNPQLPREQVNLAEWAMQWKRKGLLEKIIDPLLVGTINPESLKKFAEAAEKCLAEHGVDRPTMGDVLWNLEYALQLQEAFSQGKNEDESKSSAAIATSPAVVAPAASPADNRPVSHPEETRDRAQVQAFSEHSEKDMLQQFALNGR, encoded by the coding sequence ATGGCGGCCCTCCTGGTCCTCCTCCTCGCCATCATCGGCGGCTCCACTGCCGCCTCGTCTGCTGCCACGCCTGCCTTCTCTCCGAAAGACAACATCCTCATCGATTGTGGAGCCAACTCCTTGGCCACCCTCCCCGATGGAAGAATCTTCAAGACCGACGTGAACTCTGCTGGATACCTAGATGCCAAGGACAACATCCAAATCTCGGTCCCTGCGGCCGATGTCCCATCGCCCATTTATCTGACAGCGCGGGTGTTCGACTCCGACGCCACATATTCCTTTCACCTGGGAAGCGCGGGGTGGCATTGGATTAGGCTCCATTTCTTCCCCCTGAACAGCACCCAATTCAATCTCCAGACCGCAATGTTCACCGTCACAACCAACGATGTCGTGCTCTTGCACAGGTTCTCCGTAAATAACAGTACTAACTACATAATCAAGGAGTATCTGCTGAACGTGACCAACCCCCAGTTGACCCTGAATTTTGCTCCTGTCAAGAACTCTGTGGCATTCATCAATGCCATCGAGGTGGTTTCTGCACCAGACTTCATGATCGCCAACAGCGGCACCTCACTCTTCCCTGTCACGGAATACAAAGGTCTGAGCTTGTTCAATTACCAGGTCGTGTACCGACTCAATGTCGGGGGATCCGTGATCACTTCTCAGAACGACACGCTCGGAAGATCCTGGGACATGGATACGCAGTTTCTCAAGGAAAAGTCCTTGGCTAAGCGCGTGTCCGTCCCTTCGTCCATCGTCAAGTATCCTGATGATTTTCCGAAGCTCATTGCACCTGTCGCTGTGTATGCATCCGCCGTGGAGATGGCCAATGCCAATGTCCAACAACCCAATTTCAACATCACGTGGAATTTCAACGTCGATACCGATTTCGGATACGTCGTGCGGTTGCATTTTTGCGACGTTGTGAGCAAGTCCCTCAATGACCTCTACTTCAATGTCTATATCAACGGAAAGATGGCGATGTCGGGCCTCGATTTGTCCAGCTTGACGGGCGGTTTGGCCATTCCTTACTACAAGGACATCGTCGTGAATTCGACCCTGATGGCCAGTGGCCTGAGCATTCAGATCGGCCCGATGAATGAAGACACGGGCACGGTGAATGCAATCTTGAACGGCGTGGAGATTTTGAAAATGAGCAACTCGGTGAACAGCTTGGATGGAGAATACGGAGTCGACGGAAAGAAGGACCCTAAATCTACGAGTAACACGGTGGCGGCAGTCGGATTCGCAATGGCGTTCGGAGCATTCATTGGCCTCGGCGCGATGGTCTTCAGGTGGCATAAGAGGCCCCAAGACTGGCAAAAGAGGAACAGCTTCTCGTCCTGGTTGCTACCGCTCCATGCCGGCGACGCGAGCTTCCTGTCCAGCAAGACTTCAATGGGTTCTCACAAGACCAACTTCTACTCCTCCACCCTGGGATTGGGCCGGTTCTTCTCGTTCGCGGAGATACAAGAAGCGACCAAGAACTTCGACTCGAACTCCATCATCGGCGTCGGAGGTTTCGGCAATGTCTACCTAGGAGAGATCGACGACGGCACCAAAGTCGCGGTCAAGAGAGGGAATCCGCAGTCAGAACAAGGAATCAATGAGTTCCAGACCGAAATCCAGATGCTGTCTAAGCTCAGGCACAGGCATCTTGTGTCCCTGATCGGTTATTGTGATGAGAACTCCGAGATGATCTTGGTCTATGAGTACATGTCCAATGGCCAGATCAGGGACCACCTTTACGGCAAGAACTTGCCGGCGTTGTCGTGGAAGCAAAGGCTCGAGATCTGCATTGGGGCAGCACGCGGGCTCCACTATCTTCACACCGGCACCACCCAGGGGATCATCCACCGCGACGTCAAGACCACCAACATTCTGCTCGACGACAACTTCATCGCCAAGGTCGCGGATTTCGGACTGTCAAAGGATGCGCCCATCGGGCAAGGTCACGTGAGCACGGCGGTGAAAGGAAGTTTCGGGTATCTGGACCCTGAGTACTTCAGGAGGCAGCAGCTGACGGACAAGTCGGACGTGTACTCGTTCGGGGTGGTCCTGCTCGAGGTACTATGCGCGAGGCCTGCCTTGAACCCTCAGCTTCCTAGGGAGCAGGTGAACTTGGCCGAGTGGGCGATGCAGTGGAAGCGAAAGGGCTTGCTCGAGAAGATCATCGACCCTCTTCTCGTGGGGACCATCAACCCCGAGTCGCTGAAGAAGTTCGCCGAGGCTGCGGAGAAATGCTTGGCCGAACACGGCGTGGACAGGCCGACCATGGGAGACGTCCTGTGGAACTTGGAGTACGCGCTGCAGCTGCAGGAGGCTTTCTCTCAGGGGAAGAACGAGGACGAGAGTAAATCTTCCGCCGCCATCGCCACCTCCCCAGCTGTCGTCGCACCGGCCGCTTCCCCAGCCGACAACCGCCCAGTCTCTCACCCGGAAGAGACCAGGGATCGAGCTCAAGTCCAGGCCTTCAGCGAACACTCAGAAAAGGACATGTTGCAACAGTTCGCTCTTAACGGAAGATAA